GGATGCACTCTTCTGGCGTTTCATGCATGTACACCGCAGCTTTTTTACCCAAAACCCAAGGCTGGGCATGCTGGTAAAAACCTTTGATAAAATGAGTGCCGATAAGCAACAACAACATTTACAAACTGCTGAACAATTTTTACAAAGTCTCGATGCCCGATAACCAACTATCCCGCAAAAAACCATGGAACCGGGTAAACCTTCCCGTGTATTCTGTGAGCAGCATGGGCCACAAACCCAACATGCACATTTGCACTTATGTGAGTGCCGTGAGCATGCAGCCCAAACGTATGATGGTGGCCATTTACTACGGCACACAAACCATCGGGAACATTGAGCATACACCGCGGTTTGTATTGCAACTATTGAATGAAACGCAGTACAGACTGGTGAATCAGCTCGGTAAGCAATCGGGCAAAAACATTGACAAGATTGGCCGCTTACAAAAGCGAAAACTATTGACAGAATGGAACGGCT
The Phnomibacter ginsenosidimutans genome window above contains:
- a CDS encoding flavin reductase family protein encodes the protein MPDNQLSRKKPWNRVNLPVYSVSSMGHKPNMHICTYVSAVSMQPKRMMVAIYYGTQTIGNIEHTPRFVLQLLNETQYRLVNQLGKQSGKNIDKIGRLQKRKLLTEWNGYYILQEALAVMELHVLQQIDAGDHCMMLCDVTAYKNLNNGNVLTTNYLHEKGIIRI